One window of the Trifolium pratense cultivar HEN17-A07 linkage group LG2, ARS_RC_1.1, whole genome shotgun sequence genome contains the following:
- the LOC123910735 gene encoding COBRA-like protein 7: protein MFGAEAMEQGNCTLFRGQDKPHCCKKEPVIIDLMPGAPYNMQSANCCKGGVLTSLTQDVTKHVASFQMNYMKSSTSISETWNVTCTYSPFLTSYTPKCCVSFSAFYHSDIVPCPLCSCNCQGQPRADCIDSYKTSVLKLPQANDAEPVVRCSHHMCPIRVHWHVKQSYREYWRVKITITNLNIIKNYSQWNLVVLHPNLRNLTQVFSFNYQPLPTYGNFNDTGIFWGLKYYNDLLLAHGEDGNVQTELLLNKDQGEFTFKEGWTFPRKISFNGDECVMPSPDHYPRLPNSSHIATKSHLLCLFLMLLLTILFL, encoded by the exons ATGTTTGGAGCAGAGGCAATGGAACAAGGAAATTGCACATTATTTAGAGGACAAGATAAACCTCATTGTTGTAAGAAAGAGCCAGTTATTATTGATCTCATGCCTGGTGCACCATACAACATGCAATCTGCCAATTGTTGTAAAGGAGGGGTCTTAACATCATTGACACAAGATGTTACCAAACATGTTGCATCCTTTCAGATGAATTATATGAAATCATCAACCTCAATTTCAG AAACTTGGAACGTGACATGTACTTACTCACCGTTTTTAACATCATATACCCCAAAATGTTGTGTCTCCTTCTCTGCATTCTACCATAGCGACATTGTTCCTTGCCCTTTATGCAGCTGTAATTGCCAAGGACAACCAAGAGCAGATTGCATAGA TTCTTATAAGACTTCAGTGTTGAAACTTCCACAAGCAAATGATGCAGAACCAGTTGTGAGGTGTTCACATCACATGTGTCCTATACGCGTTCATTGGCatgtaaaacaaagttatagaGAGTATTGGAGGGTCAAGATCACAATCACAAATCTAAACATCATAAAAAACTATTCTCAATGGAATTTGGTTGTTTTACATCCCAATTTGCGAAATTTAACACAAGTTTTTAGTTTCAACTACCAACCTTTGCCAACTTATGGAAATTTCA ATGATACAGGGATATTTTGGGGCCTAAAATACTACAATGACTTGCTGCTAGCACATGGTGAGGATGGGAATGTGCAAACAGAGTTGTTACTAAACAAAGATCAAGGAGAGTTCACCTTTAAAGAAGGATGGACTTTTCCGAGAAAAATTTCGTTTAATGGAGATGAATGTGTTATGCCATCTCCTGACCATTATCCAAGGCTTCCCAATTCATCTCATATTGCTACCAAAAGCCATCTCTTGTGTTTGTTCTTGATGTTACTATTAACAATATTGTTCTTATAA
- the LOC123910736 gene encoding 60S ribosomal protein L27 — protein sequence MGKFLKPNKAVIVLQGRYAGKKAVIVRTFDDGTRERPYGHCLVAGIKKYPSKVIKKDSAKKTAKKSRVKAFVKLVNYQHLMPTRYTLDVDLKDTVVPDVLQAKDKKVTALKETKKRLEERFKTGKNRWFFTKLRF from the coding sequence ATGGGGAAATTCTTGAAACCTAACAAGGCAGTGATTGTCCTTCAAGGCCGTTATGCCGGCAAAAAGGCGGTGATCGTTCGTACCTTCGATGACGGTACCCGTGAGAGGCCATACGGACACTGTCTTGTCGCCGGAATCAAGAAGTACCCTAGCAAGGTGATCAAGAAAGACTCTGCAAAGAAGACAGCGAAGAAATCTAGGGTTAAAGCATTCGTGAAGCTCGTGAACTATCAGCATTTGATGCCAACTCGTTACACTCTGGATGTGGATCTGAAGGATACTGTTGTTCCTGATGTTCTTCAAGCGAAGGACAAGAAGGTTACAGCTCTCAAGGAGACTAAGAAGCGTCTTGAGGAGAGGTTCAAGACTGGCAAGAACAGGTGGTTTTTCACCAAGCTTCGATTCTGA
- the LOC123910737 gene encoding zinc finger transcription factor YY1-like encodes METHFNHTLFERRPFLKSKAPAIKWVKQWVPQDVVATGGKCMLLRWVTEDTIKALKEKEKEPLAPEPEPEPTTEVLFLCSYEGCGKTFIDAGALRKHSHIHGERQFVCHYEGCGKKFLDSSKLKRHFLIHTGERDFVCPHEGCGKAFSLDFNLRSHMKTHSQENYHICPYPDCGKRYAHEYKLKNHIASHHEKSTPTMDVTPKYTTPPSEKQTKTAKPSGATYGSASSDRPYACPYEGCEKAYIHEYKLKLHLKREHPGHINDENAMLALANTAENEMDEASDHDAYGGKRSNGKSQKQSRPKPNLKMPPSKVAQRKGSTQTPTATFNMVKKPWPVKDETYDEDSEETEEDRDNVEDGWRYAANNEDDDEETEDED; translated from the exons ATGGAAACTCACTTCAATCACACTCTCTTCGAGAGGCGCCCCTTTCTCAAGTCCAAGGCTCCTGCAATTAAATGGGTCAAACAATG GGTTCCCCAAGATGTTGTGGCTACTGGTGGGAAGTGCATGCTCTTAAGATGGGTAACAG AGGACACTATAAAGGCCTTGAAAGAGAAGGAGAAAGAACCTTTAGCTCCTGAGCCAGAACCCGAGCCAACTACTGAAGTACTTTTCCTTTGCAGCTACGAAGGCTGCGGAAAGACATTTATCGATGCTGGTGCTTTGAGGAAGCATTCTCACATTCACGGAGAGAGGCAATTTGTTTGCCATTACGAGGGGTGTGGAAAG AAATTTCTTGACAGCTCAAAGTTAAAAAGACATTTCCTAATTCATACAGGGGAGAGGGATTTCGTGTGTCCTCATGAAGGCTGTGGTAAG GCCTTCTCCTTGGATTTTAACCTGAGGTCTCACATGAAGACACATTCACAAGAGAACTATCATATTTGCCCGTACCCGGATTGTGGGAAAAGATACGCTCATGAATACAAGCTAAAGAATCATATTGCTTCTCATCATGAAAAG AGTACACCAACAATGGATGTGACGCCAAAGTATACCACTCCTCCTtcagaaaaacaaacaaaaactgcTAAACCTTCTGGGGCAACATACGGTTCAGCATCCTCTGATCGCCCATATGCATGTCCTTATGAAGGGTGTGAAAAAGCATACATTCATGAGTATAAGCTTAAACTGCATTTGAAGAGGGAGCATCCTGGCCACATAAATGATGAAAATGCAATGCTTGCTCTGGCTAATACTGCTGAAAATGAAATGGATGAAGCAAGTGATCATGATGCTTATGGTGGGAAACGTTCCAACGGTAAAAGTCAGAAGCAAAGTAGGCCCAAGCCAAACTTGAAAATGCCTCCTTCCAAAGTTGCGCAACGAAAAGGGTCCACTCAAACTCCTACTGCCACTTTTAATATGGTTAAAAAACCTTGGCCAGTGAAAGATGAAACTTATGATGAAGACAGCGAAGAAACCGAGGAGGATCGTGACAATGTTGAAGATGGTTGGAGATATGCTGCAAACAAcgaagatgatgatgaggaaACAGAAGATGAAGACTGA